One Nicotiana tomentosiformis chromosome 4, ASM39032v3, whole genome shotgun sequence genomic window carries:
- the LOC104114406 gene encoding transmembrane emp24 domain-containing protein p24delta3-like has translation MDLTEFVVLLLLTTAAVLAVAPTAEAIWMEVPSSGTKCVSEEIHSNVVVLADYNVIGDEEHAQANVVPTISVKVTSPFGNNLYHKENVTHGQFAFTTTEAGNYLACFWMDNHAPGAKGVTIGVDWKTGISAKDWESVARKEKIEGIELELVKLEGIVHAIQENLEYLKHREAEMREDNEETNARVAWLSIMSLGICLAVAALQLCYLKSYFRKKKLI, from the exons ATGGACTTGACTGAATTTGTGGTGTTACTGTTGTTGACGACTGCGGCGGTGCTGGCGGTGGCGCCGACTGCCGAGGCGATATGGATGGAAGTGCCGAGCTCGGGGACTAAGTGTGTATCTGAGGAAATCCATTCAAACGTCGTCGTTTTGGCTGATTACAATGTAATCGGCGACGAAGAGCACGCGCAAGCTAATGTTGTCCCCACAATCTCCGTCAAG GTCACATCACCATTTGGAAACAATCTTTACCATAAAGAGAATGTCACTCATGGTCAATTTGCCTTCACAACCACTGAGGCTGGTAACTACTTGGCATGCTTCTGGATGGACAACCATGCCCCTGGGGCTAAAGGAGTGACTATTGGTGTTGACTGGAAGACAGGAATCAGTGCAAAGGATTGGGAGTCAGTTGCAAGGAAGGAAAAGATAGAA GGTATCGAACTTGAGTTGGTGAAACTTGAAGGGATAGTGCACGCCATTCAGGAAAATTTAGAGTACCTGAAGCATAG GGAAGCAGAAATGAGGGAAGATAATGAGGAAACTAATGCTAGAGTGGCATGGTTAAGCATAATGTCCCTTGGTATATGCTTAGCAGTTGCAGCTCTGCAACTATGCTATCTGAAGTCCTACTTTCGCAAGAAAAAGCTCATTTAG